From Amycolatopsis sp. cg9, one genomic window encodes:
- a CDS encoding antibiotic biosynthesis monooxygenase — MEELVREVPGYLGMDHAQTPGGLGITVGYFRDADALGEWRRNAEHRGAQQRGRAEWYQSYTLHVAKVERSHGFTRP; from the coding sequence ATGGAAGAACTCGTCCGGGAGGTCCCCGGCTACCTGGGGATGGACCACGCGCAGACCCCGGGCGGACTGGGCATCACCGTCGGGTACTTCCGCGACGCCGACGCCCTCGGCGAGTGGCGCCGCAACGCCGAGCACCGCGGAGCGCAGCAGCGCGGCCGGGCCGAGTGGTACCAGAGCTACACCCTGCACGTGGCGAAGGTGGAGCGCAGCCACGGTTTCACCCGGCCCTGA
- a CDS encoding long-chain fatty acid--CoA ligase, whose product MREYSAPAGKPVADDENMSDVVWANAERFSDVVSFRRQVEGSWLDVTAKEFAAQVLAVAKGMAQAGIGRGDRVAIMSKTRYEWTLIDFAIWAAGAVTVPIYDTSSPEQVYWILSDSAAKGVFVETNGHRGAVEEIRDRLTGLDHTWQIEGDSPAVEELAALGASLSDDELHERRREVSADELATIVYTSGTTGRPKGVELTHRNLLAEIRADIEAFPQLMEQGNSLLVFLPLAHVLARAIAVTALTARVTLGHTPDVKNLVADLGTFRPTFVVAVPRVFEKVYNSAKQKAHGDGKGKIFDAAEAVAVEYSQAQDKGGAGLGLKLKHLAFDKLVYGKLRAALGGRCVAAVSGGAPLGARLAHFFRGIGVPVFEGYGLTETSAAANVNTQTAFRVGTVGKPVNGTSVRIADDGEVMLKGDVVFRAYYNNPEATKEALTDGWFHTGDLGELDSDGFLKITGRKKEIIVTAGGKNVAPSGLEDTIKAAPLVSQAMVVGDQRPFIAALVTVDEEYFPAWKSQHGKPSSATVADLASDADLLAEIQAAVDEANKQVSKAEAIKKFTVLSNDFTEAGGEITPSLKLKRNVVSKNYANDIEGLYKK is encoded by the coding sequence GTGCGCGAATACAGCGCTCCCGCCGGCAAGCCGGTGGCCGACGACGAGAACATGTCCGATGTCGTCTGGGCGAACGCCGAGCGGTTCTCCGACGTGGTGAGCTTCCGCCGCCAGGTCGAGGGCAGCTGGCTGGACGTGACCGCCAAGGAGTTCGCCGCCCAGGTGCTGGCCGTCGCCAAGGGCATGGCCCAGGCCGGGATCGGCCGCGGCGACCGCGTCGCGATCATGTCGAAGACCCGCTACGAGTGGACGCTGATCGACTTCGCGATCTGGGCCGCGGGCGCGGTCACGGTGCCGATCTACGACACCTCGTCGCCCGAACAGGTGTACTGGATCCTCTCCGACTCGGCCGCCAAGGGCGTGTTCGTCGAGACGAACGGCCACCGCGGCGCGGTCGAGGAGATCCGCGACCGGCTCACCGGGCTGGACCACACCTGGCAGATCGAGGGCGACTCCCCCGCCGTCGAAGAGCTGGCCGCGCTGGGCGCTTCGCTGTCCGACGACGAGCTGCACGAGCGCCGCCGCGAGGTCAGCGCCGACGAGCTCGCCACGATCGTCTACACCTCGGGCACCACCGGCCGCCCCAAGGGCGTCGAGCTGACCCACCGCAACCTGCTGGCCGAGATCCGCGCCGACATCGAGGCGTTCCCGCAGCTGATGGAGCAGGGCAACTCGCTGCTGGTGTTCCTGCCGCTGGCGCACGTGCTGGCCCGCGCGATCGCGGTGACCGCGCTCACCGCCCGGGTCACCCTCGGGCACACCCCGGACGTCAAGAACCTGGTCGCCGACCTCGGCACGTTCCGGCCGACGTTCGTCGTCGCCGTGCCGCGCGTGTTCGAGAAGGTCTACAACTCGGCGAAGCAGAAGGCCCACGGCGACGGCAAGGGCAAGATCTTCGACGCCGCCGAGGCGGTCGCGGTCGAGTACAGCCAGGCCCAGGACAAGGGCGGCGCCGGGCTCGGCCTCAAGCTGAAGCACCTGGCGTTCGACAAGCTCGTCTACGGCAAGCTGCGCGCGGCCCTCGGCGGCCGCTGCGTCGCGGCGGTGTCCGGCGGCGCCCCGCTCGGCGCGCGGCTGGCGCACTTCTTCCGCGGCATCGGCGTCCCGGTGTTCGAGGGCTACGGCCTGACCGAGACGTCCGCGGCGGCGAACGTCAACACGCAGACGGCGTTCCGCGTCGGCACGGTCGGCAAGCCGGTCAACGGCACGTCGGTCCGCATCGCCGACGACGGCGAGGTCATGCTCAAGGGCGACGTCGTGTTCCGGGCGTACTACAACAACCCGGAGGCGACGAAGGAAGCGCTCACCGACGGCTGGTTCCACACCGGCGACCTCGGCGAGCTCGACTCCGACGGCTTCCTGAAGATCACCGGCCGCAAGAAGGAGATCATCGTGACGGCGGGCGGCAAGAACGTCGCCCCGTCCGGCCTCGAGGACACGATCAAGGCGGCCCCGCTGGTCAGCCAGGCCATGGTGGTCGGCGACCAGCGCCCGTTCATCGCGGCACTGGTCACGGTGGACGAGGAGTACTTCCCGGCGTGGAAGTCCCAGCACGGCAAGCCTTCTTCGGCCACGGTCGCGGACCTCGCTTCGGACGCCGACCTGCTCGCCGAGATCCAGGCGGCGGTGGACGAGGCGAACAAGCAGGTGTCGAAGGCCGAGGCGATCAAGAAGTTCACGGTGCTGTCCAACGACTTCACCGAGGCCGGCGGCGAGATCACGCCGAGCCTGAAGCTGAAGCGGAACGTGGTGTCGAAGAACTACGCGAACGACATCGAAGGCCTGTACAAGAAGTAG